One stretch of Patescibacteria group bacterium DNA includes these proteins:
- a CDS encoding prepilin peptidase: MENGIIYAIAVILGLVAGSFINALAWRLKTGESVLRGRSHCPRCRHGLAWRDLVPLLSFIALCGRCRHCKKSISWQYPAVEVIAALLAAIILWHGLASGYEIFEFCRDWFFSGILLVIFIYDLRWGIILDQVSLPSIIAALSINLLLGVSWFSLIIAAALGASFFGLQFAISRGKWIGAGDIRMGALMGAMLGWPSILVGLFLAYILGSAVAVPLLISKTKKMKSTIPLGPFLAVGTFVAMLWGQQIINWYLGL, encoded by the coding sequence ATGGAAAACGGGATAATTTACGCAATCGCCGTTATTTTGGGCTTAGTCGCCGGCAGTTTTATTAATGCCTTGGCATGGCGGCTCAAAACCGGCGAGTCGGTCCTGCGCGGACGTTCGCATTGCCCTCGGTGCCGCCACGGCCTCGCCTGGCGTGATTTGGTGCCACTCTTGTCGTTCATCGCGCTTTGCGGTCGCTGCCGTCATTGTAAAAAGTCCATTTCCTGGCAGTATCCGGCCGTGGAGGTCATTGCCGCTTTGCTCGCGGCCATCATTCTTTGGCACGGGCTTGCTTCGGGATATGAAATATTTGAATTTTGCCGTGACTGGTTTTTCAGCGGTATTCTGCTCGTAATTTTTATTTATGATTTGCGATGGGGGATTATTTTGGATCAGGTTTCACTGCCCTCAATTATTGCCGCGCTCTCAATTAATTTACTGCTCGGCGTATCCTGGTTCAGCCTGATCATCGCCGCCGCGCTCGGTGCGTCATTCTTTGGCCTGCAGTTTGCCATCTCTCGCGGCAAGTGGATTGGCGCCGGCGATATTCGCATGGGCGCGCTCATGGGCGCGATGCTTGGCTGGCCGTCAATTCTCGTTGGTTTGTTTCTCGCGTATATTTTAGGTTCTGCCGTGGCCGTGCCTCTTCTGATTTCTAAAACCAAAAAAATGAAATCCACCATTCCGCTTGGTCCGTTTCTGGCAGTCGGCACGTTCGTGGCCATGCTTTGGGGCCAGCAGATAATCAATTGGTATCTGGGATTATGA
- a CDS encoding prepilin-type N-terminal cleavage/methylation domain-containing protein encodes MIYKNGFSLIEVLVSISIFALITTSLVANFRGGETKNQLNLAASNTVAELRKAQSMTQAGQPTRVCLSGDQIIGNCEANPSCAGTCVENVPVGGWGLVFTSGSDKMKLFANSELAVAFDESEEQVSELPVSPTGRVKISGITTDTGPVNTLVVYFRPPVDRIVFAGDVALNPTNATIVLEHMTSGATRIIKINNISGRIDVE; translated from the coding sequence ATGATATACAAAAACGGCTTTTCTCTTATCGAGGTGCTTGTATCCATCTCCATCTTTGCGCTGATTACCACCTCCCTGGTCGCAAATTTTCGCGGCGGGGAGACCAAGAACCAGCTTAATCTTGCGGCGTCAAACACCGTAGCCGAACTGCGCAAGGCGCAGAGCATGACCCAGGCCGGACAGCCGACCCGGGTTTGCCTTAGCGGCGATCAAATTATCGGAAATTGCGAGGCCAATCCTTCCTGCGCCGGCACCTGCGTTGAAAATGTTCCGGTCGGCGGTTGGGGACTGGTTTTTACGAGCGGCAGCGACAAGATGAAGCTGTTTGCAAACAGCGAGCTTGCGGTTGCGTTTGATGAATCGGAAGAACAAGTGAGTGAATTACCGGTTTCTCCGACCGGCCGCGTTAAAATTTCCGGCATTACGACCGATACCGGACCCGTCAATACCCTGGTCGTGTATTTTAGACCGCCTGTGGATCGCATTGTTTTTGCCGGCGATGTCGCATTGAATCCAACCAACGCAACCATCGTGCTGGAACACATGACAAGTGGCGCGACCCGGATAATTAAAATAAATAATATTTCAGGAAGAATTGATGTTGAATGA
- a CDS encoding prepilin-type N-terminal cleavage/methylation domain-containing protein, protein MKNKNNKGFTLMEMLVVLAVFSTFVIMATDLFLTVNRVQRETQVSERVLSENRSILETIAQEVRQSRVDYKAYGDPANPADAIVSPVGELKLLSAAAEKVLIKKDSTFCPSALSTPCVVVSRDNGVSWASMTPKGIRVIDMKFIVSPALDPFYFNGTDYLSSEQPLVTVILNLESTDEMGKKHAQVSNQTSIAVRAYER, encoded by the coding sequence ATGAAGAATAAAAATAACAAAGGATTTACGCTCATGGAGATGCTGGTCGTTCTGGCCGTATTTTCTACTTTTGTAATAATGGCAACGGATTTGTTCTTGACCGTGAACCGCGTGCAAAGGGAAACCCAGGTGTCCGAGCGAGTTTTGAGTGAAAACCGTTCCATTTTGGAGACCATTGCCCAGGAAGTGCGGCAGAGCAGGGTTGATTACAAAGCCTATGGCGATCCGGCAAATCCGGCTGACGCGATTGTGAGTCCGGTTGGCGAGCTAAAATTACTTTCTGCGGCCGCGGAAAAAGTATTAATCAAAAAAGATTCTACGTTCTGCCCGTCCGCCCTGAGCACGCCCTGTGTGGTCGTGAGCCGCGATAACGGCGTGAGCTGGGCTTCAATGACGCCAAAGGGCATCCGCGTGATTGATATGAAATTTATCGTGAGTCCGGCGCTGGATCCGTTTTATTTCAACGGCACTGATTATCTTTCGTCCGAGCAGCCGCTTGTTACCGTAATTTTAAATCTTGAAAGCACGGACGAGATGGGCAAAAAACACGCCCAAGTCAGCAATCAAACCAGCATTGCCGTGCGCGCTTATGAAAGATAA
- a CDS encoding prepilin-type N-terminal cleavage/methylation domain-containing protein, translating to MLNDNQKGQGLIEMLIAIAIILTAIVGGLSLMISSYNAEQESARRTVAANLGREAIEICRGLRDSAWINRAAFESWFTNADLDYSFAPSFDEAQMKWTLSSVPDAISDAAAGVYQYKTGSLAGMMNNFEAHDAATTLFRRIIFMNPICWNSVTQTESTVEDGSRCTPLETVGVKIRARVEWSERGRTHGVNVEDQLYNWRWR from the coding sequence ATGTTGAATGATAATCAAAAGGGGCAGGGCCTCATTGAAATGCTTATCGCCATCGCGATTATTCTAACCGCAATCGTCGGCGGTCTTTCGCTTATGATCTCAAGCTATAATGCTGAGCAGGAAAGCGCCCGTCGCACCGTCGCGGCGAATCTTGGCCGCGAAGCCATCGAAATCTGCCGCGGTCTGCGCGACAGCGCGTGGATAAACCGCGCGGCTTTTGAGAGCTGGTTCACGAACGCGGATTTGGATTACTCATTCGCGCCGTCATTTGATGAAGCGCAGATGAAATGGACGCTCAGCTCCGTGCCGGACGCAATTTCCGATGCCGCCGCGGGCGTTTATCAATATAAAACCGGTTCGCTTGCCGGCATGATGAATAATTTTGAGGCGCATGACGCCGCGACCACGCTGTTTCGCCGCATTATTTTCATGAATCCAATCTGCTGGAATTCGGTTACCCAAACCGAATCCACAGTGGAGGACGGAAGCCGTTGCACGCCGCTTGAAACCGTGGGCGTCAAAATCCGGGCGCGCGTTGAATGGTCGGAGCGCGGACGCACCCACGGCGTCAATGTAGAGGACCAACTTTATAATTGGAGATGGCGATGA